A single region of the Rhodospirillales bacterium genome encodes:
- a CDS encoding YjbQ family protein gives MGAGDVVVQCGSFEVSLATGPDIADITDAVAKIVAGTGVKAGSAHVVAIGSTASITTIEYEPGAVADLKDAIRRLAPPDLAYAHEMTWHDGNGHSHVQAALLGPSLVVPVRAGRLRLGTWQQVIVINHDNKPRRRPIEVTVIGVG, from the coding sequence ATGGGCGCTGGCGATGTGGTGGTGCAATGCGGGTCGTTCGAAGTGTCTCTCGCAACCGGGCCGGACATTGCCGACATCACCGATGCCGTCGCCAAAATCGTCGCCGGGACCGGCGTCAAGGCCGGCAGCGCCCATGTGGTGGCGATCGGCTCCACGGCGTCGATCACCACCATCGAGTACGAGCCGGGCGCTGTCGCCGACCTCAAGGACGCCATCCGCCGATTGGCGCCGCCGGACCTGGCGTATGCCCACGAGATGACGTGGCACGACGGCAACGGCCACAGCCACGTCCAGGCGGCGCTGCTGGGGCCGTCCCTGGTCGTGCCGGTGCGCGCGGGCCGGTTGCGCCTCGGAACCTGGCAGCAGGTCATCGTCATCAATCACGACAACAAGCCTCGCAGGCGGCCGATCGAGGTCACCGTGATCGGCGTCGGCTGA
- a CDS encoding Gfo/Idh/MocA family oxidoreductase: MCDVDGARAEEVAREVGCRTVTDYRELLGRVDAVSVVVPTKAHREIALAFLEHGAHVLVEKPIADTVEAADDLIRAAAARGRVLQVGHLERFSTVRTAIDETITHPVYIEANRISPFRMRGTDVSIVLDLMIHDIDMVLSLVDAPVESVDAVGAPVLSPLEDIANARIRFANGCVASITASRISLKNERKMRIFSPSAYVSVDFLARKVLQARKTGETSDQGVPAIDVKDRAFEEGDSLRAEIESFLAAIADGRPPVVSGEDGRRALATAIMIGDSLETHRALVQRHLDPSASPQM; this comes from the coding sequence GTGTGCGACGTCGACGGAGCGCGCGCCGAGGAGGTGGCCCGGGAGGTCGGGTGCCGCACCGTCACCGACTACCGGGAATTGCTGGGTCGAGTGGACGCGGTCAGCGTCGTCGTGCCCACCAAGGCGCACCGGGAGATCGCCCTCGCGTTCCTCGAACACGGGGCGCACGTGCTGGTCGAGAAGCCGATCGCCGACACCGTAGAGGCGGCGGACGACCTGATTCGGGCGGCAGCGGCGCGCGGGCGGGTGCTACAGGTAGGGCACCTGGAGCGGTTCTCGACGGTCCGCACCGCCATCGACGAGACCATCACCCATCCGGTCTACATCGAGGCCAACCGTATCTCGCCGTTCCGGATGCGCGGTACCGACGTCAGCATCGTCCTCGACCTGATGATCCACGACATCGACATGGTGCTGTCGCTGGTCGACGCGCCGGTGGAGTCGGTGGACGCGGTCGGCGCGCCGGTGCTGTCCCCGCTCGAGGACATCGCCAACGCGCGGATCCGCTTCGCCAACGGCTGCGTCGCCTCGATCACCGCCAGCCGGATCAGCCTGAAGAATGAACGCAAGATGCGGATCTTCTCGCCCAGCGCCTACGTCTCCGTCGACTTCCTCGCCCGCAAGGTGCTGCAGGCGCGGAAGACCGGCGAAACGTCGGATCAGGGGGTCCCGGCCATCGACGTCAAGGACCGGGCGTTCGAGGAGGGCGACAGCCTCCGCGCCGAGATCGAGTCGTTCCTCGCCGCCATCGCGGACGGCCGCCCGCCGGTGGTCAGCGGCGAGGACGGCCGCCGCGCGCTGGCGACCGCCATCATGATCGGCGACAGCCTGGAAACCCACCGCGCCCTGGTCCAACGGCACCTGGACCCGAGTGCGTCACCTCAAATGTAG
- a CDS encoding type II toxin-antitoxin system RelE/ParE family toxin yields MRFAGAVYVLHAFQKKSKRGIATPKAELDLIAQRLKRAKEDYEQWSRSEKPKSR; encoded by the coding sequence GTGCGCTTCGCCGGGGCCGTCTACGTGCTGCACGCCTTCCAGAAGAAGTCGAAGCGCGGCATCGCCACGCCGAAAGCCGAGTTGGACCTGATCGCGCAGCGGCTCAAGCGAGCGAAGGAGGATTACGAGCAATGGTCAAGAAGCGAGAAGCCGAAATCCCGGTGA
- the ilvD gene encoding dihydroxy-acid dehydratase, with protein sequence MPDDSARPVFDKARLPSRHVTEGPSRAPHRSYYYAMGLSEAEIHQPFVGVATCWNEAAPCNIALSRQAQVVKHGVKVGGGTPREFVTITVTDGIAMGHAGMKSSLVSREVIADSVELTMRGHCYDALVGLAGCDKSLPGMMMAMVRLNVPSVFIYGGSILPGRFHGRDVTVQDVFEAVGQHATGKMSDGDLHELECVACPSAGACGGQFTANTMACVSEAIGLALPGSSGAPAPYESRDALCEASGEAVMSLLALGIRPRDIVTRKSLENAATVVAASGGSTNAGLHLPAIAHEAGIDFDLDAVCEVFRRTPYIADLKPAGRFVAKDMFEAGGVPALLKILLDGGYLHGDCLTVTGRTLAENLEQVVVSEAQEVIRPLTNPLSPTGGVVGLKGSLAPQGAIVKVAGMKELRFRGPARCFDSEEACFEAVQNRNYREGEVLVIRYEGPRGGPGMREMLSVTAALYGQGTDGKMALITDGRFSGATRGFCVGHVGPEAAAGGPIGLLRDGDIIAIDAAAGAIDVELSEAELAERRASWAPRAHDFQSGALWRYAQTVGDAYAGAVTHPGGKAETHVYADI encoded by the coding sequence ATGCCCGATGACAGCGCACGGCCTGTGTTCGACAAGGCCAGGCTACCGAGCCGCCACGTGACCGAGGGGCCGTCGCGGGCGCCCCATCGCAGCTACTACTACGCCATGGGCCTCTCCGAGGCCGAGATCCACCAGCCCTTCGTCGGCGTCGCCACGTGCTGGAACGAGGCGGCCCCCTGCAACATCGCGTTGTCGCGCCAAGCGCAGGTGGTCAAGCACGGCGTCAAGGTCGGCGGCGGCACGCCCCGCGAGTTCGTCACCATCACCGTCACCGACGGCATCGCCATGGGCCATGCCGGCATGAAGTCGTCGCTGGTCAGCCGCGAGGTGATCGCCGATTCGGTGGAACTGACCATGCGCGGCCACTGCTATGACGCGCTGGTCGGCCTCGCCGGCTGCGACAAGTCGCTGCCCGGCATGATGATGGCGATGGTCCGCCTCAACGTGCCGTCGGTGTTCATCTACGGCGGCTCGATCCTGCCGGGCCGGTTCCACGGCCGCGACGTCACCGTCCAGGACGTGTTCGAGGCTGTTGGCCAGCACGCTACCGGCAAAATGTCGGACGGCGACCTCCACGAACTGGAGTGCGTCGCCTGTCCGTCGGCCGGCGCCTGCGGCGGCCAGTTCACCGCCAACACCATGGCCTGCGTCTCCGAGGCCATCGGCTTGGCGCTGCCGGGCTCGTCCGGCGCGCCGGCGCCGTACGAATCGCGGGACGCGCTGTGCGAAGCGTCCGGCGAGGCGGTGATGTCCCTGTTGGCGCTCGGGATCCGCCCGCGCGATATCGTCACCCGCAAATCGCTGGAGAACGCCGCCACCGTCGTCGCCGCCTCCGGCGGCTCCACCAACGCCGGGCTCCATCTGCCGGCCATCGCCCACGAGGCCGGCATCGACTTCGACCTCGACGCAGTCTGCGAGGTCTTCCGCCGCACACCCTACATCGCCGACTTGAAGCCGGCCGGGCGGTTCGTCGCCAAGGACATGTTCGAGGCCGGCGGCGTGCCGGCGCTGCTCAAGATCCTCCTCGACGGCGGCTACCTGCACGGCGACTGCCTCACGGTGACCGGCCGCACCCTGGCCGAAAACCTTGAGCAGGTGGTTGTCTCGGAGGCGCAGGAGGTCATTCGCCCGCTCACCAATCCGTTGTCGCCCACCGGCGGCGTGGTTGGCCTCAAGGGCTCTCTGGCGCCGCAGGGGGCGATCGTCAAGGTTGCCGGCATGAAGGAGCTGCGCTTCCGCGGCCCGGCCCGCTGCTTCGACAGCGAGGAGGCCTGCTTCGAGGCGGTGCAGAACCGCAACTACCGGGAAGGCGAGGTGCTGGTCATCCGCTACGAGGGCCCGCGCGGCGGTCCCGGCATGCGCGAGATGCTGTCGGTCACCGCGGCGTTATACGGCCAGGGCACCGACGGCAAGATGGCGTTGATCACCGACGGGCGCTTTTCCGGCGCCACCCGCGGCTTCTGCGTCGGCCATGTCGGTCCCGAGGCGGCGGCCGGCGGGCCCATCGGCTTGCTTCGCGACGGCGACATCATCGCCATCGACGCCGCGGCGGGCGCCATCGACGTGGAGTTGAGCGAGGCCGAGTTGGCCGAGCGCCGCGCCTCATGGGCGCCGCGGGCCCATGACTTCCAATCCGGCGCCCTCTGGCGTTACGCCCAGACCGTCGGCGACGCCTACGCCGGCGCCGTCACCCACCCCGGCGGCAAGGCGGAAACCCACGTGTATGCGGACATTTGA
- a CDS encoding peptidoglycan-binding protein, with protein sequence MASAASSPHAAGGADADTADSDSSAGVPGAALSEPVAAPTGRRLRSAARPLVLAAVACFAIGIGVAVHVAPDGAGPPALPRQVASDIDPETPPAVPRDAVADVVDQSLPEPAPEPAVAAAAPPAEPVAETLSEAPTGGQMMLPEEIETAAPAGDPPPDVAEILEPTAPATAVDAAPPTTAGAVAPERKRRIAARAPRRAPSDRVATAQSLLTQLGFSPGPIDGAEGPRTRRAIRAYQTRRGLAVTGAVDDRVLASLRRDAASQPPRPGSPSLLTSVIRTISATVGPRVDSVREPGSVVRYCRNNRDTWVYDFGKDRPVFCKYIDQPGG encoded by the coding sequence ATGGCGTCAGCCGCATCATCCCCCCATGCGGCGGGCGGCGCCGACGCGGACACAGCGGATTCAGACTCCTCTGCCGGGGTACCGGGTGCGGCGCTCTCGGAGCCCGTCGCCGCGCCGACAGGCCGCAGGCTGCGGTCTGCGGCGCGTCCGCTGGTCTTGGCGGCGGTCGCCTGTTTCGCGATCGGCATCGGCGTTGCCGTGCATGTGGCGCCGGACGGCGCCGGTCCGCCTGCACTACCGAGGCAGGTCGCGTCCGACATCGATCCCGAGACGCCGCCGGCAGTTCCCCGTGACGCGGTCGCCGACGTCGTAGACCAATCACTGCCGGAGCCCGCACCGGAGCCCGCCGTCGCGGCGGCGGCGCCCCCAGCGGAGCCGGTTGCGGAGACGCTATCGGAGGCGCCCACAGGCGGCCAGATGATGCTGCCCGAGGAGATCGAGACGGCGGCACCAGCCGGCGATCCGCCGCCCGACGTGGCGGAGATCCTGGAACCGACGGCGCCGGCGACCGCCGTCGATGCCGCTCCGCCGACCACCGCCGGCGCCGTCGCACCGGAGCGCAAGCGTCGCATCGCGGCGCGCGCACCGCGTCGCGCCCCTTCCGATCGTGTCGCCACGGCGCAGTCTCTGCTCACCCAGCTCGGCTTCTCCCCCGGTCCGATCGACGGCGCCGAGGGACCGCGGACACGCCGCGCCATCCGCGCCTACCAGACCCGGCGCGGCCTCGCCGTCACGGGCGCGGTCGATGACCGGGTTCTGGCGTCCTTGCGCCGCGACGCGGCCTCGCAGCCGCCGCGGCCAGGTTCTCCGTCGCTGCTGACTTCGGTGATCAGGACCATCAGCGCCACGGTCGGCCCCCGCGTCGACAGTGTGCGGGAGCCGGGCTCGGTGGTCCGCTATTGCCGCAACAACCGGGATACCTGGGTCTACGATTTTGGCAAGGACCGCCCGGTGTTCTGCAAGTACATCGACCAGCCGGGCGGTTGA
- a CDS encoding ABC transporter ATP-binding protein, which produces MLQVRGLNSLYGRAHILFDVALDVAAGEVVVLIGRNGAGKSTTLKSIIGLVRPASGTIVFRGEQIQRLPVHAIARRGIGYVPEDRRILTGLTVLENLEVGRQPPRDGVPAWTVEKLLEMFPALGDRLHQRGGQLSGGEQQMLTIARTLMGNPSLILLDEPSEGLAPVVVDQLCRTIISLKRHGLAILLSEQNLRFAEPLCERACVIAKGRIRFAGPMAELAENASARAAYLSV; this is translated from the coding sequence ATGCTCCAGGTTCGCGGCCTCAACAGCCTCTATGGCCGGGCGCACATCCTGTTCGACGTCGCCCTCGACGTCGCCGCCGGAGAGGTGGTGGTGCTGATCGGACGCAATGGCGCCGGCAAGTCGACCACCCTCAAGAGCATCATCGGCCTTGTACGGCCGGCGTCGGGGACGATCGTATTCCGCGGCGAACAGATCCAGCGCCTGCCGGTGCACGCCATCGCCCGCCGCGGTATCGGCTATGTCCCCGAAGATCGCCGCATCCTGACCGGGTTGACCGTCCTCGAAAACCTGGAGGTCGGCCGCCAGCCGCCGCGCGACGGGGTGCCCGCGTGGACGGTCGAAAAACTCTTGGAGATGTTCCCGGCCCTCGGCGACCGGCTGCACCAGCGAGGCGGCCAGTTGAGCGGCGGCGAGCAGCAGATGCTGACCATCGCTCGCACCCTGATGGGCAATCCATCGCTGATCCTCCTCGACGAGCCCTCCGAAGGCTTGGCGCCGGTGGTCGTCGATCAGCTGTGCCGCACGATCATCTCCTTGAAACGCCACGGCCTCGCCATCCTGTTGTCGGAGCAGAACCTCCGCTTCGCCGAACCCCTTTGCGAGCGCGCGTGCGTCATCGCCAAGGGCCGCATCCGGTTCGCCGGTCCGATGGCCGAATTGGCGGAAAATGCGTCGGCGCGCGCCGCATATCTGAGCGTGTGA
- a CDS encoding ABC transporter permease — protein sequence MSFILVQILTGLSNAASLFLVASGLSIIFGVTRIVNFAHGSFYMLGAYLALTIANYPIAGRIGDTLTGFALSVMAAAAVVAILGAIIEMTVLRRIYRAPELFQLAATFGIVLIVQDVALAVWGPFDVLGPRAPGLDGAVAIGGHYIPEYDLALVALAPLVLAGLWLLFYRTRWGIIVRGATEDREIVAALGVNQTWIFTGVFALGSFLAGLGGAVRVPREPVSLLMDLNIIAEVFVVVVVGGMGSILGSFLAAVLIGQLKVFGILILPEITLVLVFLVMMVVLVLRPQGLMGRPEPTAHGGGHGEERPLAPAGPRLRLVLFAVAAMLLMLPVVADRFTLVLMTEILIFALFAASLHFIMGGGGMVSFGHAAYFGLGAYGAGLAVVHLAAPMEVALVLAPLLSGAGGLLFGWFCVRLSGVYLAMLSLAFAQITWSIALQWHAVTGGDDGLVGVWPSAWASQPAAYYYLTLALCGSGVLSLRRLFFTPFGMALRAGRDSPLRADAVGIDVRRQQWLAFAIAGAMAGLAGGLYAFSKGSVFPDELAIPRSVDALLMVLLGGVQTLSGPIVGAFAFVGLEDWLARLAYWRLILGLAIVGICVLMPKGVVGAAVDLTGDRDRPPAS from the coding sequence TTGAGCTTCATCCTGGTGCAGATCCTCACCGGCCTCTCGAACGCGGCGTCGCTGTTCCTGGTGGCGTCGGGGCTGTCGATCATCTTCGGGGTCACGCGCATCGTCAACTTCGCGCACGGCTCGTTTTACATGCTCGGCGCCTATCTGGCCCTCACCATCGCAAACTACCCAATCGCTGGCCGCATCGGCGACACGCTCACCGGTTTCGCGCTAAGCGTCATGGCCGCCGCCGCCGTCGTCGCGATCCTCGGGGCCATCATCGAAATGACGGTGTTGCGCCGCATCTACCGCGCGCCGGAACTGTTCCAGCTGGCGGCGACGTTCGGCATCGTCCTCATAGTCCAGGACGTCGCGCTTGCCGTATGGGGCCCGTTCGACGTCCTCGGCCCGCGCGCTCCCGGGCTCGACGGCGCCGTCGCGATCGGCGGCCACTACATCCCGGAATACGACCTGGCGCTGGTGGCGCTGGCGCCATTGGTGCTCGCCGGCCTGTGGCTCCTGTTCTATCGCACCCGCTGGGGCATCATCGTGCGCGGCGCCACCGAGGACCGCGAGATCGTCGCCGCCCTCGGCGTCAATCAGACCTGGATCTTCACCGGCGTGTTCGCCCTCGGCTCGTTCCTCGCCGGCCTCGGCGGCGCTGTCCGGGTGCCCCGCGAGCCGGTCAGCCTGTTGATGGACCTCAACATCATCGCCGAGGTGTTCGTGGTTGTGGTGGTCGGCGGCATGGGCAGCATCCTCGGCTCCTTCCTCGCCGCCGTGCTGATCGGCCAACTCAAGGTGTTCGGCATCCTGATCCTGCCCGAAATCACCCTCGTGCTGGTGTTCCTGGTGATGATGGTGGTGCTGGTGCTGCGCCCCCAGGGGCTGATGGGGCGCCCCGAACCGACTGCCCACGGTGGCGGCCATGGCGAGGAGCGCCCGCTGGCGCCCGCCGGGCCGCGCCTCCGCCTGGTCCTGTTCGCGGTCGCGGCGATGCTCCTGATGTTGCCGGTCGTCGCCGACCGCTTCACTCTGGTGCTGATGACCGAGATTCTGATCTTCGCGCTGTTCGCGGCGAGCCTCCATTTCATCATGGGCGGCGGCGGCATGGTGTCGTTCGGCCACGCCGCGTACTTTGGCCTCGGCGCCTACGGGGCCGGCCTGGCGGTGGTGCATCTGGCGGCGCCGATGGAGGTGGCGCTGGTCCTGGCGCCGCTGCTGTCCGGCGCCGGCGGGCTGTTGTTCGGCTGGTTCTGCGTGCGTCTCTCCGGCGTCTATCTCGCCATGCTCAGCCTGGCGTTCGCCCAGATTACCTGGTCCATCGCCCTCCAGTGGCACGCGGTCACCGGCGGCGACGACGGCCTCGTCGGCGTGTGGCCATCCGCCTGGGCCAGCCAGCCGGCCGCGTACTATTATCTGACCCTGGCGCTGTGCGGCAGCGGCGTGCTGTCGCTGCGCCGCCTGTTCTTCACGCCGTTCGGGATGGCGCTGCGCGCCGGCCGTGATTCGCCGCTGCGCGCCGACGCCGTCGGCATAGACGTTCGTCGCCAGCAATGGCTGGCATTCGCCATCGCCGGCGCCATGGCCGGCCTCGCCGGCGGCCTCTACGCGTTCTCCAAGGGCAGCGTGTTCCCGGACGAACTGGCGATCCCGCGTTCCGTCGACGCCCTGCTCATGGTCCTGCTCGGCGGCGTCCAAACGCTCAGCGGCCCCATCGTCGGCGCGTTCGCATTCGTCGGCCTGGAGGATTGGCTCGCCCGGCTGGCGTACTGGCGCCTGATCCTAGGCCTCGCCATCGTCGGCATCTGCGTCCTGATGCCCAAAGGCGTCGTCGGCGCGGCGGTCGATCTCACCGGCGACCGCGACCGGCCGCCCGCGTCATGA
- a CDS encoding ABC transporter substrate-binding protein, whose amino-acid sequence MNTRKHVLAATVAAVVAALVTGATPAPAADVIRVGEINSYTRLPAFTEPYRNGWQLAVDEINAAGGVLGKPLEVISRDDAGKPGAAVKIAEELLSKDDVDLIAGTYFSHVGLAVADFANQRRVLFVAAEPLSDALTWQKGNPYTFRLRPSTYMQAAMLAEEAAKLPARRWATIAPNYKYGQDAVESFVQLLKQKRPDIEIVAQQWPALFKIDAGAEAQALAAANPDAIFNVTFGPDVAQFVREGKLRRLFEGREVVSLLTGEPEYLSPLGSEAPEGWIVTGYPWYDIDTEAHDAFLEAYRSRFNAPPMLGSVVGYNTFKAIGAIINKAGSTETDAMIAAAKGLTVDSPFGPITFRAIDHQSTMGAYVGRTAVRDGEGVMVDWRYADGADYLPSDDAVRALRPGN is encoded by the coding sequence ATGAATACACGGAAACATGTTTTGGCGGCGACGGTGGCGGCAGTCGTCGCCGCGCTGGTGACCGGCGCCACGCCCGCACCCGCCGCGGACGTCATCCGGGTCGGCGAGATCAACAGCTACACGCGCCTTCCGGCATTCACCGAACCGTACCGCAACGGCTGGCAGCTTGCCGTGGACGAGATCAACGCCGCCGGCGGGGTTCTCGGAAAACCCCTCGAGGTCATCAGCCGCGACGACGCCGGCAAACCCGGCGCCGCCGTCAAGATCGCCGAGGAACTGCTCAGCAAGGACGATGTCGACCTGATCGCCGGCACCTACTTCTCCCACGTCGGCCTCGCGGTCGCCGATTTCGCCAACCAGCGCCGGGTCCTGTTCGTCGCCGCCGAGCCCTTGAGCGACGCGCTGACCTGGCAGAAGGGCAATCCCTACACCTTCCGCCTCCGCCCCAGCACATACATGCAGGCGGCGATGCTGGCGGAAGAAGCGGCGAAGCTGCCGGCCAGGCGCTGGGCGACGATTGCGCCCAACTACAAGTACGGCCAGGACGCCGTCGAATCCTTCGTCCAGCTTTTGAAGCAGAAGCGCCCTGACATCGAGATCGTCGCGCAGCAGTGGCCGGCGCTGTTCAAGATCGACGCCGGGGCCGAGGCGCAGGCCCTCGCCGCCGCCAATCCCGACGCCATCTTCAACGTGACGTTCGGCCCCGATGTCGCCCAGTTCGTCCGCGAGGGCAAGCTGCGCCGGCTGTTCGAGGGGCGCGAGGTGGTGAGTCTGCTGACCGGCGAGCCCGAGTACCTGTCGCCGCTCGGCAGCGAAGCGCCGGAGGGCTGGATCGTCACCGGTTACCCCTGGTACGACATAGACACCGAAGCCCACGATGCGTTCCTGGAGGCCTACCGGTCGCGCTTCAATGCGCCGCCGATGCTGGGCTCGGTGGTCGGCTACAACACCTTCAAGGCAATCGGGGCGATCATCAACAAGGCCGGCTCCACCGAGACCGACGCGATGATCGCGGCGGCGAAAGGATTGACCGTCGACAGCCCGTTCGGCCCCATCACCTTCCGCGCCATCGACCACCAGTCAACCATGGGCGCCTACGTCGGCCGCACCGCGGTCAGGGACGGCGAAGGCGTCATGGTCGACTGGCGCTACGCCGATGGCGCCGACTACCTGCCGAGCGACGACGCCGTCCGCGCCCTTCGCCCAGGCAACTGA
- a CDS encoding SLC13 family permease, giving the protein MGIEATIQMWMTYALVIGALALYASERLPMEVVSIGVVCALMIFFHLFPVIDATGENLLNGQRLLQGFANPALVTVLALLVMGQAMVRAGVLDVLARIVLRAGRGSLWFSVLLVLLVAMSVSAFLNNIPVVVIFIPIMQGLATRFGRAPSKLMIPLSYAAVLGGMTTLVGSSTNLLVNSAMIELGGEPFGFFDFTIPGLVMAATGLAYLMGVAPRILPARESMADRLLSGPGGRQFIAQLTVLDGSPLVGKGAPGGMFPSLPDITVRMVQREEEAILPPFEAFAARPGDVLVVAATRKALTEALSRKTAQIDPKFATEARAPRPADKARADDGGLPWDGTAQVMAEVMVAPGSRYEGQTLRQIGFFNHTRCVVLGIQRRSRMIRTRMTDIRMEAGDVLLVQGDAADINDLKANREVVLIEWSAEELPTQSSAPLAALIFVAAIGLAAAGLLSLVVATLTGAVAVVATGALNVRQAARAVDTRIVTTIGAALAMGVALQETGGAQFVARQMVDAMHGAGPGVVLSVFFLTVAVLSNLVTTKTAAVLFTPIALDVAYEVGVPPEAFAVAVVFAANCSFASPLGYQTNLLVLGPGHYRFIDFARAGIPLIVIMWLAFSAFAPWWYGL; this is encoded by the coding sequence ATGGGGATCGAAGCCACTATCCAGATGTGGATGACCTACGCGCTGGTGATCGGCGCGCTGGCCCTCTACGCGTCGGAAAGGCTGCCGATGGAGGTGGTGTCCATCGGCGTCGTCTGCGCGTTGATGATCTTTTTTCACTTGTTCCCGGTCATTGATGCCACTGGCGAAAACCTGCTGAACGGTCAGCGGCTTTTGCAGGGATTCGCCAACCCGGCGCTGGTTACGGTGCTCGCGCTGCTGGTCATGGGCCAGGCGATGGTGCGCGCCGGGGTGTTGGACGTGCTGGCGCGAATCGTGTTGCGCGCCGGCCGCGGCAGCCTGTGGTTCTCGGTGCTCCTGGTCCTGCTTGTGGCGATGTCGGTCAGCGCCTTTCTCAACAACATTCCGGTCGTGGTGATCTTCATCCCGATCATGCAGGGCCTCGCCACCCGGTTTGGACGAGCGCCGAGCAAGCTGATGATTCCGTTGAGCTACGCCGCGGTGTTGGGCGGGATGACGACCCTGGTCGGCTCGTCCACCAACCTCCTGGTCAACAGTGCCATGATCGAGTTGGGCGGCGAGCCGTTCGGTTTTTTCGATTTCACCATCCCTGGCCTCGTCATGGCGGCCACAGGCCTCGCCTACTTGATGGGGGTGGCGCCGCGCATCCTGCCGGCGCGCGAAAGCATGGCTGACCGGCTGCTGTCGGGACCCGGCGGCAGACAGTTCATCGCCCAGCTCACCGTCCTCGACGGCTCGCCGCTGGTGGGCAAGGGCGCCCCCGGCGGCATGTTTCCCAGCCTGCCCGACATCACGGTGCGCATGGTGCAGCGCGAGGAGGAGGCGATCCTGCCGCCGTTCGAGGCGTTCGCGGCCCGTCCTGGGGACGTGCTGGTGGTGGCGGCGACCCGCAAGGCTCTGACCGAGGCGTTGTCCCGCAAGACCGCGCAGATCGACCCCAAGTTCGCGACCGAGGCGCGGGCGCCGCGTCCGGCGGACAAGGCACGCGCCGACGATGGGGGGCTTCCGTGGGACGGCACCGCGCAGGTAATGGCCGAAGTCATGGTCGCTCCCGGTTCCCGCTACGAGGGTCAGACGCTTCGTCAGATCGGGTTCTTCAACCATACCCGCTGCGTGGTGCTCGGGATTCAGCGCCGCTCACGGATGATCCGCACCAGGATGACCGATATCCGGATGGAGGCCGGGGACGTATTGCTGGTGCAGGGCGACGCCGCCGACATCAACGACCTCAAGGCCAACCGCGAGGTCGTGCTGATCGAGTGGTCCGCCGAGGAGCTGCCGACCCAGTCGAGCGCGCCGCTGGCGGCGTTGATCTTCGTCGCCGCCATCGGCCTCGCGGCCGCGGGGTTGTTGTCGCTGGTCGTCGCTACCTTGACCGGCGCCGTGGCGGTGGTGGCCACAGGGGCGCTCAACGTGCGCCAGGCCGCCCGCGCCGTGGACACGCGCATCGTCACCACCATCGGCGCGGCGCTCGCGATGGGTGTGGCGCTTCAGGAAACCGGCGGCGCCCAGTTCGTCGCGCGGCAGATGGTCGATGCGATGCATGGCGCCGGCCCGGGCGTCGTGCTGTCGGTATTCTTTCTCACCGTCGCCGTGTTGTCGAACCTGGTCACCACCAAGACCGCAGCGGTCTTGTTCACGCCGATCGCCCTCGATGTCGCCTACGAGGTTGGCGTTCCACCAGAGGCCTTCGCCGTCGCCGTCGTGTTCGCGGCCAACTGCTCCTTCGCCTCGCCGCTCGGCTACCAGACCAACCTGCTCGTGCTCGGCCCCGGTCACTACCGCTTCATCGACTTTGCCCGCGCCGGCATCCCGCTCATCGTCATCATGTGGCTCGCCTTCAGCGCCTTCGCCCCCTGGTGGTACGGGCTTTAA
- a CDS encoding cyclic nucleotide-binding domain-containing protein: MQYGDAIGVLRCLPLFSKLNPSKLKLLAFSSTYLTFEAGEELFQEGDPADGAYIIDEGEVEVLTAVGGRQITVGRLQRQDLFGEMAIILNQPRTAKIRAATPLKVLKIDASVFLKLVTENPDVALAVMRSLSDKIARVTERYQHLESRLHAGPSSSGSAGSDSRTE; encoded by the coding sequence GTGCAGTACGGAGATGCGATCGGCGTCTTGCGGTGCTTGCCTCTGTTCAGCAAGCTCAATCCCAGCAAGCTCAAGTTGCTGGCCTTTTCCAGCACCTACCTCACCTTCGAGGCGGGAGAGGAGCTGTTCCAGGAAGGCGATCCCGCCGACGGGGCCTACATCATAGACGAGGGCGAGGTGGAAGTGCTGACGGCCGTGGGCGGGCGCCAAATCACGGTCGGCAGGCTGCAGCGCCAGGATCTGTTCGGCGAGATGGCGATCATTCTCAACCAGCCGCGCACCGCCAAAATCCGCGCCGCCACGCCGCTCAAGGTATTGAAGATCGATGCAAGCGTGTTCCTCAAGCTGGTGACCGAAAATCCTGATGTTGCCCTTGCGGTGATGCGGTCGTTGAGCGACAAGATCGCGCGGGTGACCGAGCGTTACCAGCACCTGGAAAGCCGCCTTCATGCGGGGCCGTCATCCTCCGGGTCCGCCGGATCCGACTCCCGAACCGAATAG